In Oxyura jamaicensis isolate SHBP4307 breed ruddy duck chromosome 11, BPBGC_Ojam_1.0, whole genome shotgun sequence, a genomic segment contains:
- the SIAH1 gene encoding E3 ubiquitin-protein ligase SIAH1, protein MSRQTATALPTGTSKCTPSQRVPALTGTTASNNDLASLFECPVCFDYVLPPILQCQSGHLVCSNCRPKLTCCPTCRGPLGSIRNLAMEKVANSVLFPCKYASSGCEITLPHTEKADHEELCEFRPYSCPCPGASCKWQGSLDAVMPHLMHQHKSITTLQGEDIVFLATDINLPGAVDWVMMQSCFGFHFMLVLEKQEKYDGHQQFFAIVQLIGTRKQAENFAYRLELNGHRRRLTWEATPRSIHEGIATAIMNSDCLVFDTSIAQLFAENGNLGINVTISMC, encoded by the coding sequence ATGAGCCGTCAGACTGCTACAGCACTACCTACAGGTACTTCAAAGTGTACACCATCACAGCGGGTGCCTGCACTGACTGGCACTACAGCTTCCAATAATGACTTGGCTAGTCTCTTTGAGTGTCCTGTTTGTTTTGACTATGTGCTGCCACCAATTCTTCAGTGTCAGAGTGGCCATCTTGTTTGTAGCAACTGTCGCCCCAAACTTACGTGCTGTCCAACTTGCCGAGGCCCGCTGGGCTCCATTCGTAACCTGGCTATGGAGAAAGTTGCCAATTCTGTACTATTCCCATGTAAATATGCCTCTTCCGGATGTGAGATAACTTTGccacacacagaaaaagcagaccATGAGGAGCTGTGTGAGTTTAGGCCTTACTCCTGTCCATGTCCCGGTGCTTCATGTAAATGGCAAGGTTCTCTGGATGCTGTAATGCCACATCTGATGCATCAACATAAGTCAATTACTACGCTTCAGGGAGAAGATATAGTGTTCCTTGCTACAGACATTAATCTTCCTGGTGCTGTTGACTGGGTTATGATGCAGTCTTGTTTTGGCTTTCATTTCATGTTAGTATtggagaaacaggaaaaatatgatGGTCACCAGCAGTTCTTTGCGATTGTACAGCTGATAGGAACACGCAAGCAAGCAGAAAACTTTGCTTATCGACTTGAGCTAAACGGTCATAGGCGGCGATTGACTTGGGAAGCAACTCCTCGATCTATCCATGAGGGAATTGCAACAGCCATTATGAATAGTGACTGTCTAGTCTTTGACACCAGCATTGCACAGCTCTTTGCAGAAAATGGCAATTTAGGCATCAATGTAACTATATCAATGTGTTGA